In a genomic window of Bacteroidota bacterium:
- a CDS encoding glycosyltransferase family 2 protein, whose translation MIKLSVVILTFNEEKNIERCLSSIAELADEIVVIDSYSTDKTETICKKFNVRFVTHNFEGYIEQKNWAITQAHYQHILSLDADEALSEDLKKSILKVKSDWKFDGYYFNRLNNYCGKWIKHGAWYPDRKLRLWDSRKGFWTGTNPHDKFELQPNTSQAFLKGNLLHYSISTIEEHITQINKFSTIKAKAAFQKGEKSNICKIFCKPIIKFCTDYFIKLGILDGYYGFLISVLSATSIFLKYTKLKGLK comes from the coding sequence GTGATAAAATTATCAGTTGTAATATTGACTTTCAATGAAGAAAAAAACATTGAAAGATGTTTAAGTTCTATAGCTGAACTTGCTGACGAAATAGTTGTAATAGATTCATATTCAACTGATAAAACTGAAACTATTTGCAAGAAATTTAATGTTCGTTTTGTAACTCATAATTTTGAAGGCTATATAGAACAAAAAAACTGGGCAATAACACAAGCACACTATCAACATATTTTATCGCTCGATGCAGACGAGGCACTTTCCGAAGATTTAAAAAAATCTATTTTGAAAGTGAAAAGCGATTGGAAATTCGATGGATATTATTTCAACAGATTGAACAATTACTGCGGAAAATGGATTAAACACGGAGCATGGTATCCCGACAGAAAATTGCGATTATGGGACAGCCGCAAAGGATTTTGGACAGGAACAAATCCGCATGATAAATTTGAGTTACAGCCAAATACAAGCCAGGCATTTTTAAAAGGCAATTTGCTTCACTATTCAATTTCTACTATTGAAGAGCATATTACTCAAATAAATAAGTTTTCTACAATAAAAGCAAAAGCAGCATTTCAAAAGGGTGAAAAGTCTAATATTTGCAAAATATTTTGTAAACCGATAATTAAATTCTGCACCGATTATTTTATTAAACTTGGAATTTTGGACGGATATTACGGTTTTTTAATTAGCGTTCTGTCCGCAACTTCTATATTCCTAAAATATACTAAACTTAAAGGACTTAAATAA